The Corvus moneduloides isolate bCorMon1 chromosome 28, bCorMon1.pri, whole genome shotgun sequence genome contains a region encoding:
- the LOC116436124 gene encoding cytochrome b-c1 complex subunit 10 encodes MLNQLLGPRYVQLLQNWTPTILTWGGVAGVGVIWATDWKLVLQYVPYIGGKYKTED; translated from the exons ATGTTGAACCAACTGCTGGGGCCGCGCTAcgtccagctgctgcagaactg GACCCCCACTATCCTGACATGGGGTGGTGTGGCCGGTGTTGGTGTGATCTGGGCCACAGACTGGAAGCTGGTGTTGCAGTACGTTCCCTACATCGGCGGCAAGTACAAAACTGAAGACTGA